A window from Drosophila nasuta strain 15112-1781.00 chromosome 3, ASM2355853v1, whole genome shotgun sequence encodes these proteins:
- the LOC132789920 gene encoding putative inorganic phosphate cotransporter: MTAKNNKGPAFGQRHVQALLIFFAIVANYMGKFNASVAVVAMTNSDTSNHDIPTYDWNEMERSYILSSFFWGYILTQFLGGWLCRRFGARITMFASTFGSAVMAILVPFFVPWGGWQSFCAIRGCMGAFQGMLFPSIHTHLANWCPPKERNRLGALSNTGIDFGTLLSMFASGLIAASSVGWPGIFYVSCGIGLLWCIFWLIFGANTPRQCKLISAEELEYIETSKNDNKKLEEAKEMRQIPVPWKAILTSVPLWTLFLVRCTQSWGNSTLQAEIPAYMKGVLQMDMKSNALYSALPYLCSWILAFVYVIMADILQARGILTITGIRKLINSLASWLPAIFLIGLSFLDSSQKTLAIVLMSLSVGINAGSTIGSALNTIDLSPNHAGILMGIVNTGGNSIPILTPLVVGVIVKNENDRAEWQVVFIISAAIFFVGNLFYVFFGQMVSQPWDAADFLYKQKASHIEENGEVNRNAIEEVKNTKQAEEKNRNT, encoded by the exons ATGAcggcaaaaaataataagg GTCCAGCATTCGGTCAGCGACATGTTCAAGCGCTACTGATCTTCTTCGCGATCGTGGCCAACTACATGGGCAAGTTCAATGcaagtgttgctgttgtggccaTGACAAATTCTGACACAAGCAATCATGATATCCCT ACCTACGACTGGAATGAAATGGAACGCTCATACATTTTGTCCAGCTTCTTCTGGGGCTATATTCTCACTCAGTTCCTGGGTGGTTGGCTGTGTCGTCGCTTCGGTGCCAGAATAACAATGTTCGCCTCCACTTTCGGCTCCGCTGTGATGGCCATCTTGGTGCCCTTCTTTGTGCCTTGGGGTGGTTGGCAGTCCTTCTGCGCCATTCGCGGGTGCATGGGTGCCTTCCAGGGGATGCTGTTTCCCTCCATCCACACTCACCTGGCTAATTGGTGTCCACCCAAGGAGCGCAACCGGTTGGGAGCCTTGTCCAACACAGGTATCGATTTTGGAACATTGTTGTCCATGTTTGCCAGTGGATTGATTGCTGCCTCCAGTGTTGGGTGGCCCGGAATCTTCTATGTCTCTTGCGGTATTGGTTTACTGTGGTGTATTTTCTGGCTGATCTTTGGTGCCAATACGCCGCGGCAGTGTAAATTGATTAGCGCAGAGGAACTGGAGTACATTGAGACGTCAAAGAATGATAATAAGAAATTAGAGGAGGCCAAGGAGATGCGTCAAATTCCTGTGCCATGGAAGGCCATCCTCACTTCGGTGCCCCTGTGGACACTGTTCCTAGTGCGTTGCACTCAATCGTGGGGTAACTCCACGCTACAGGCCGAGATTCCCGCCTATATGAAAGGAGTGCTTCAGATGGACATGAAAAGCAATGCTCTATACTCTGCCCTGCCGTACCTCTGCTCATGGATTTTGGCCTTTGTCTATGTGATTATGGCGGATATCCTGCAAGCTCGTGGCATATTGACCATTACAGGCATTcggaaattaattaattcgtTGGCTTCTTGGCTGCCAGCCATCTTTCTGATTGGTCTCAGCTTTTTGGACAGTAGCCAGAAGACCTTGGCCATTGTGCTTATGAGTCTGAGTGTGGGGATTAATGCTGGATCCACTATTGGCAGCGCCCTTAACACCATCGATCTATCGCCCAATCATGCGGGCATCCTTATGGGTATTGTCAATACTGGTGGAAATTCTATACCAATTTTAACGCCACTTGTGGTGGGTGTCATAGTCAAAAATGAG AATGATCGTGCTGAGTGGCAAGtggttttcataatttcagcTGCCATTTTCTTTGTTGGAAACCTTTTCTACGTTTTTTTTGGTCAAATGGTGAGTCAGCCTTGGGATGCCGCAGACTTCCTGTATAAGCAAAAAGCTAGCCACATTGAAGAGAATGGAGAAGTAAATCGTAATGCAATTGAGGAAGTGAAAAATACCAAGCAAGCTGAAGAAAAGAACAGAAACACATAA
- the LOC132792495 gene encoding LOW QUALITY PROTEIN: putative inorganic phosphate cotransporter (The sequence of the model RefSeq protein was modified relative to this genomic sequence to represent the inferred CDS: deleted 2 bases in 2 codons), protein LTGPAFGQRHVQSLLIFFAIVVNYMGKFNASVAVVAMTNSDTSNHDIPTYDWNEMERSFILSSFFWGYILTQFLGGWLCRRFGARITMFASTFGSAVMVILVPFFVPWGGWQSFCAIRGCMGAFQGMLFPSIHTHLANWCPPKERNRLGALSNTGIDFGSVVTMFVSGLIAASSIGWPGIFYVACGVEVLWCIFWLIFGANTPRQSKFISPEELEYIETSKNENKKLEEAKETRQIPVPWKAILTSVPLWTLFLVRCTQAWGNSTLQAEIPAYMKGVLQMDMKSNALYSALPYLCSWILAFVYVIMADILLTRGIMTITGIRKLINSLSSWLPAIFLIGLAFLDSDQKTLAIVLMCLSVGINAGSTIGCTLNTIDLSPNHAGILMGIVNTGGNGIPILTPLVVGVIVKNENDRAEWQVVFIISAVIFFVGNLVYVIFGQMVSQPWDAADFLDKQKASHIEENGEANLKAIHAKENAKQAEEKNMSDQQDIKT, encoded by the exons TTGACAGGTCCAGCGTTTGGTCAGCGACATGTTCAATCGCTGCTGATCTTCTTTGCGATTGTGGTCAACTACATGGGCAAATTCAATGccagtgttgctgttgtggcaatGACAAATTCTGACACAAGCAATCATGATATTCCT ACCTATGACTGGAATGAAATGGAACGCTCTTTCATCTTGTCCAGCTTCTTCTGGGGCTATATTCTCACTCAATTCCTGGGTGGTTGGCTGTGTCGTCGCTTCGGTGCCAGAATAACAATGTTCGCCTCCACTTTTGGGTCTGCTGTAATGGTCATCTTAGTGCCCTTCTTTGTGCCTTGGGGTGGTTGGCAGTCCTTCTGCGCCATTCGCGGGTGCATGGGTGCCTTCCAGGGGATGCTGTTTCCCTCCATCCACACTCACCTGGCTAATTGGTGTCCACCCAAGGAGCGCAACCGGTTGGGAGCTTTGTCCAACACAGGTATCGATTTTGGATCAGTGGTGACCATGTTTGTCAGTGGACTCATCGCTGCCTCCAGTATTGGCTGGCCAGGTATCTTCTACGTCGCCTGCGGTGTTGAGGTACTATGGTGCATTTTCTGGCTAATCTTTGGCGCCAATACACCGCGACAGTCTAAATTTATCAGTCCCGAGGAGTTGGAGTACATTGAGACGTCAAAGAATGAGAATAAGAAATTG GAGGAGGCCAAGGAGACGCGTCAAATTCCTGTGCCATGGAAGGCCATCCTCACTTCGGTGCCCCTGTGGACACTGTTCCTAGTGCGTTGTACCCAAGCGTGGGGTAACTCCACGCTGCAGGCCGAAATTCCCGCCTATATGAAAGGAGTGCTTCAGATGGACATGAAAAGCAATGCTCTATACTCTGCCCTGCCGTACCTCTGCTCATGGATTTTGGCCTTTGTCTACGTGATTATGGCGGATATCCTGTTAACTCGTGGCATAATGACTATTACAGGCATTCGGAAATTGATTAATTCATTGTCTTCCTGGCTGCCAGCCATCTTTCTGATTGGTCTC GCTTTTTTGGACAGCGACCAGAAGACCTTGGCCATTGTGCTTATGTGTCTGAGTGTGGGTATCAATGCTGGTTCGACTATTGGCTGTACCCTCAACACCATCGATCTGTCGCCTAATCATGCGGGCATCCTTATGGGTATTGTCAATACTGGTGGAAATGGTATACCAATTTTAACGCCACTTGTGGTGGGTGTCATAGTTAAAAATGAG AATGATCGTGCTGAGTGGCAAGtggttttcataatttcagcTGTCATTTTCTTTGTTGGAAACCTTGTCTACGTTATTTTTGGCCAAATGGTGAGTCAGCCGTGGGATGCCGCAGACTTTCTGGACAAACAAAAAGCCAGCCACATTGAAGAGAATGGAGAAGCAAACCTTAAAGCAATTCATGCAAAGGaaaatgccaagcaagctgaGGAGAAGAATATGTCGGATCAGCAAGACATAAAGACTTAA
- the LOC132790181 gene encoding putative inorganic phosphate cotransporter: MTAEVNKGPFLGIRHLQALLIFITITCVYVGRLNVGVSVVAMTNAESTNPDFPEYDWTNGQKSLVLSSFYWGYIITQFIGGYLCKQFGVKKVMFWATISSGVCSAVTPPLIKWGGWGAYCGIRVVMGFAQGVIFPCIHQHLARWSPPQERNRLGALSHTGIECGNVLSMFMSGMIAKGPMGWPGISYISAVFAFTSGILWFIFAANNATESRFIGETERDYIESTLQHDENYHKVIIPIPWRAIWTSAPFLAVLVTRCAENWGLSTLQAEIPEYMNGVLGMDIEDNALFSALPFLAMWVMSYVYLIASDILLTKKYMSLTAIRKTLNSLAFWVPAATLIGIGFLDVDQKTLAIVLMTLSVGFNSGSTIGSSLNSIDLSPNHASILMGIINTASNIVPIITPLVAGAIVSDGTDRTEWQIVFIISAVIFFVFNCIFLIFGTAVVQPWDAEDFLLGKQPELAKTPAISDESDTKKSISG, encoded by the exons ATGACGGCAGAAGTAAACAAGG GTCCCTTTCTGGGCATACGTCATCTTCAGGCGTTGCTTATCTTCATAACCATAACTTGCGTCTACGTTGGGCGTCTCAATGTCGGCGTATCTGTCGTGGCAATGACCAATGCCGAGTCCACGAATCCCGATTTTCCG GAATACGACTGGACGAATGGACAGAAATCCCTGGTGCTGTCTAGCTTTTACTGGGGCTACATCATTACCCAGTTTATCGGCGGTTATCTGTGCAAGCAGTTTGGTGTCAAAAAGGTCATGTTCTGGGCCACCATCAGCTCGGGCGTGTGCAGCGCTGTTACGCCTCCGCTGATCAAATGGGGAGGCTGGGGCGCCTATTGCGGAATTCGTGTCGTGATGGGTTTTGCTCAAGGCGTGATCTTTCCGTGCATTCATCAGCATTTGGCTCGCTGGTCGCCGCCACAGGAACGCAATCGCTTGGGCGCCCTCAGTCACACTGGCATCGAGTGCGGCAATGTGTTGTCCATGTTCATGAGTGGCATGATTGCCAAGGGTCCGATGGGTTGGCCTGGCATCTCGTACATCTCCGCTGTGTTTGCCTTTACTAGCGGCATCTTATGGTTCATATTCGCAGCGAATAATGCCACCGAATCACGTTTCATTGGCGAAACTGAGAGGGACTACATCGAGTCAACGCTGCAGCACGATGAGAACTACCACAAAGTTATTATTCCCATTCCATGGCGCGCGATTTGGACCTCCGCTCCCTTCCTCGCTGTGCTGGTGACACGTTGTGCAGAGAACTGGGGTCTGAGTACGCTGCAGGCCGAGATTCCCGAATATATGAATGGTGTGCTCGGTATGGACATTGAGGATAATGCGCTGTTCTCTGCGCTGCCCTTCCTGGCCATGTGGGTCATGTCCTATGTGTATTTGATCGCTTCGGACATTCTTTTAACTAAGAAATATATGTCACTAACGGCGATTCGCAAGACCTTGAACTCGCTTGCCTTCTGGGTGCCCGCCGCAACGCTGATTGGCATTGGATTCCTCGACGTTGACCAGAAGACCTTGGCCATTGTGCTGATGACTCTCAGCGTGGGCTTCAACAGTGGCTCAACCATTGGCAGCTCCCTCAACTCGATCGATTTGTCGCCAAACCATGCTAGCATCCTGATGGGCATCATTAATACCGCTTCGAATATCGTACCGATTATTACTCCATTGGTAGCTGGTGCGATTGTCTCTGATGGA aCGGACCGAACTGAatggcaaattgtttttattatctCGGCTGTGATATTCTTTGTGTTCAATTGTATTTTCCTGATATTCGGCACAGCGGTGGTGCAGCCCTGGGATGCCGAAGACTTCCTGCTTGGTAAGCAGCCCGAGCTGGCGAAGACTCCGGCGATAAGCGACGAATCCGATACGAAAAAGTCGATCAGCGGTTAA